In Kordiimonas pumila, a single genomic region encodes these proteins:
- a CDS encoding prepilin peptidase, whose protein sequence is MPEDEMSEMPEPQIVQKNLWLSLFALAALFPAILLLMVSARWAESASLYLILWVLAVSDWHTYRLPNVWNAILVISGLILHYLSDPASFSYYYIGAIAGFGSLALLSIAYYYVRGRHGLGMGDAKFMAGSGAWVGWPVLPQVFLLASCAALIFAMIQKLRGQSVTMQSRLPFGPFLCLSTWLVWVFMHQNLF, encoded by the coding sequence ATGCCGGAAGATGAAATGTCAGAGATGCCAGAGCCGCAAATAGTGCAGAAAAACTTGTGGCTGTCGCTTTTTGCGCTTGCTGCATTATTTCCCGCCATTTTGCTTCTTATGGTTTCCGCCCGTTGGGCTGAAAGCGCTAGTCTGTATTTAATCTTATGGGTGCTGGCTGTTAGTGACTGGCATACATATAGGCTGCCTAATGTGTGGAATGCCATCTTAGTTATATCGGGCCTGATATTGCATTATCTGTCCGACCCAGCGTCTTTCAGTTATTATTATATAGGGGCTATTGCTGGCTTTGGTTCTTTGGCGCTTTTGAGTATCGCTTACTATTATGTGCGTGGTCGACATGGCTTGGGTATGGGAGATGCCAAGTTTATGGCAGGTAGTGGTGCATGGGTGGGGTGGCCCGTTTTGCCGCAGGTGTTTTTGCTTGCGTCATGTGCAGCGCTTATCTTTGCTATGATACAAAAGTTGAGAGGGCAATCTGTAACCATGCAGAGTCGTTTACCATTTGGCCCTTTTTTATGTCTCTCGACATGGCTTGTGTGGGTTTTTATGCACCAGAATTTATTTTAA
- a CDS encoding DUF2059 domain-containing protein, translating to MHTVSHKVRVVYLSLSVAILIAAGSPAVFAAMMSNKLVSVPNTGQSSRPDNNAHILATPFIDTPAHTNTASDAAALKFIEATGIYKNLSLLLLNEVKTSTPVQAAIRQHGFETVKTAVVQAIRVAQTTYAGEWNTMMAGIYNQHFNKDELRSILMEKEQSPHFEKMITLQPVIAAAVAVQGKAIFEEAQKTVLQQISTDFAV from the coding sequence ATGCATACAGTGAGTCATAAAGTCAGGGTTGTATATTTATCGCTTTCAGTAGCCATACTGATTGCCGCTGGATCACCAGCTGTTTTCGCGGCCATGATGTCGAATAAACTGGTCTCTGTACCAAATACCGGACAGTCTAGCAGGCCAGATAATAACGCACATATCCTTGCAACACCTTTTATAGATACACCAGCACACACAAACACGGCATCAGATGCCGCCGCGCTCAAGTTTATTGAAGCAACCGGCATATATAAAAACCTGTCTTTACTGCTTTTAAACGAAGTCAAAACATCTACTCCGGTGCAGGCCGCTATTCGGCAGCATGGCTTTGAAACTGTAAAAACAGCTGTTGTACAGGCCATAAGGGTTGCACAAACCACATATGCAGGTGAATGGAACACCATGATGGCCGGTATTTACAACCAGCATTTCAATAAAGATGAACTGCGTTCTATCCTTATGGAAAAAGAACAATCCCCTCATTTTGAAAAAATGATCACCCTGCAACCAGTTATTGCAGCCGCTGTTGCCGTACAGGGAAAAGCTATTTTTGAAGAAGCCCAAAAAACCGTGCTGCAACAAATTTCAACTGATTTTGCCGTCTAA
- a CDS encoding Crp/Fnr family transcriptional regulator, with product MTTSMIETTNIISKHDMLKQHSLFQSMPPALLQALSQAAQEVSYEKGNVIFLQDDASEWFYLIKSGWVKLFRETLEGSEAVLDMLTSGHIFGETAILDGDIHTVSAAAAEHVTLLRLPASLLKKAVGESHDVALAMLASLSRQRKRQTQEIESLNMHNAPQRIGCFMLRLCNLSNTEPYEMTLPYDKSLIAARLGMQCETFSRALNKLRKETDITVQGSSVTIPNLETLSNYACNSCSNEFPCSDLH from the coding sequence ATGACAACTTCTATGATTGAGACAACAAACATCATCTCCAAACATGACATGCTGAAACAGCACTCGCTGTTTCAATCAATGCCGCCTGCCTTATTACAAGCACTCAGTCAGGCTGCACAAGAAGTTAGCTATGAAAAAGGTAATGTCATTTTCCTGCAGGATGACGCATCAGAATGGTTTTATCTTATCAAGTCTGGTTGGGTGAAACTATTCAGAGAAACGTTGGAAGGTAGTGAAGCCGTTCTGGACATGCTGACAAGTGGTCATATTTTTGGGGAAACTGCGATTCTAGACGGCGACATACACACCGTGAGCGCGGCAGCCGCAGAACATGTAACCCTGCTTCGCTTACCTGCAAGCTTGCTTAAAAAAGCTGTTGGTGAAAGCCATGATGTTGCGCTTGCTATGCTGGCCTCACTTTCCCGCCAGCGTAAACGCCAAACTCAGGAAATTGAAAGCCTGAATATGCATAATGCACCCCAGCGTATTGGCTGCTTTATGCTACGTCTATGCAATCTCAGTAACACTGAGCCATACGAGATGACACTGCCATACGACAAATCTCTCATTGCCGCCCGTCTTGGCATGCAGTGTGAAACATTTTCGCGCGCTCTCAACAAACTGCGCAAAGAAACAGACATCACCGTTCAGGGGTCAAGTGTGACGATACCTAACCTTGAAACACTGTCTAACTACGCTTGCAATAGCTGCTCTAACGAGTTTCCGTGCTCAGACCTGCACTAA
- the hemN gene encoding oxygen-independent coproporphyrinogen III oxidase translates to MRANHYSALLKRNQNIPRYTSYPTAPHFHAGINGQVYKTWLQDIEADAPLSLYIHIPFCKKLCWYCGCHTKATALYQPVSIYLDYLKKEITLTAAEMQESSKRKVSHIHFGGGSPSYLSASDFTSLMDHINHVFSVDTEAEIAIELDPREITEAKVAAYSKAGVNRASLGVQDFHIDVQKAINRVQPLNTVYRGLDLLRQYGIKACNMDLLYGLPVQTSKHIRDNIAYALMLKPSRISLFGYAHVPWMKKHMRLIDEMALPGAEERLRQFDLARNALIEGGYQQIGLDHFVQKSDPLALQYQTKKIHRNFQGYTADTAENLLGFGASAISSLPQGYSQNKPDIRAYYKALDAGDLPATRGIKLTPEDHIRRLIIQHIMCYGEFSLKDFTEKRDSRSSSLAHIAFQQAKIMLQELAVDGLIDFSEQDKAFTVKIAQASRLAASVFDSYLQPKQAQHSQIA, encoded by the coding sequence GTGCGAGCAAATCATTATAGCGCTTTACTCAAACGCAACCAAAACATACCACGATATACAAGCTACCCAACAGCGCCGCACTTTCATGCAGGCATTAATGGGCAGGTCTATAAAACATGGCTGCAAGACATCGAAGCAGACGCACCGCTTTCGCTATATATCCATATACCCTTCTGCAAAAAACTATGTTGGTATTGTGGTTGCCACACCAAAGCCACCGCACTTTATCAGCCGGTCAGCATATACCTTGATTATCTTAAAAAAGAGATCACCTTAACGGCAGCCGAGATGCAGGAGTCATCTAAAAGAAAGGTCAGCCATATTCACTTTGGCGGCGGGTCGCCAAGTTATTTGTCGGCTTCAGACTTTACCAGCCTGATGGACCATATAAACCATGTATTCTCTGTTGATACCGAGGCAGAAATTGCCATAGAACTAGACCCTCGTGAAATCACAGAAGCCAAAGTGGCGGCCTATAGTAAGGCAGGCGTTAACCGCGCCAGCCTCGGTGTGCAGGATTTCCACATCGATGTGCAAAAAGCCATTAACCGCGTGCAGCCCTTAAACACCGTTTACCGCGGCCTTGATTTACTACGACAATACGGCATTAAGGCCTGCAACATGGACTTGCTATACGGCCTGCCTGTGCAAACATCAAAACACATTCGGGACAATATCGCCTATGCCCTTATGTTAAAACCCAGCCGAATATCCCTGTTTGGTTATGCTCATGTACCATGGATGAAAAAGCATATGCGGCTTATTGATGAAATGGCCCTGCCCGGTGCCGAAGAGCGGCTTAGGCAATTTGACCTTGCGCGAAATGCGCTTATTGAAGGTGGTTACCAGCAAATTGGGCTGGATCACTTTGTACAAAAAAGCGACCCCCTAGCCCTCCAATATCAGACAAAAAAAATACACCGTAATTTCCAAGGCTACACAGCCGATACAGCAGAAAACCTTCTCGGCTTTGGCGCTTCAGCTATTAGCAGCCTGCCTCAAGGCTATAGCCAGAACAAACCTGACATCAGGGCGTATTACAAAGCTCTTGATGCTGGCGACCTGCCGGCAACGCGCGGTATAAAACTAACACCGGAAGATCACATAAGGCGGCTTATTATTCAGCATATCATGTGCTACGGGGAGTTTAGTCTGAAAGATTTCACTGAAAAACGGGATAGCAGATCCAGTTCTCTTGCTCATATTGCCTTTCAGCAGGCTAAAATAATGCTTCAAGAGCTTGCTGTTGACGGGCTAATCGATTTTTCGGAACAGGACAAAGCCTTCACTGTAAAAATTGCACAAGCAAGCCGGCTTGCGGCATCTGTCTTTGATAGTTACCTACAGCCAAAACAGGCTCAGCATTCTCAGATTGCTTAA